A single genomic interval of Mucilaginibacter boryungensis harbors:
- a CDS encoding winged helix-turn-helix transcriptional regulator: MEVKESSTRNFNKGVATLLCPVSYVMNKIGGYWKPIILYQLMSGPKRYSEIKRAIPDITEKMLIQHLKQLQADNLVIRKAEPVVPPVVTYYLSEAGESLTPVMNAMAEWAYRDNQKHAVNSNN, from the coding sequence ATGGAAGTTAAAGAAAGTTCGACAAGGAATTTTAATAAAGGAGTAGCCACCTTATTATGCCCGGTATCGTACGTAATGAATAAAATTGGGGGCTATTGGAAACCTATTATCTTATACCAGCTAATGAGCGGCCCAAAGCGCTATAGCGAGATAAAGCGCGCCATCCCCGATATTACTGAAAAGATGCTGATACAGCACCTAAAACAGCTACAGGCCGATAACCTGGTGATACGCAAAGCCGAACCGGTAGTACCGCCTGTTGTTACTTATTATTTGAGTGAAGCGGGCGAGAGCCTAACCCCGGTTATGAACGCTATGGCCGAATGGGCTTATCGCGATAATCAAAAACATGCCGTTA
- a CDS encoding DinB family protein, whose translation MSQHMDIITKPRQTILNTLDALTIDQLNTIPVGFNNNIIWNLGHMIAAQCGIWYKRAGLSLPVMVSEEFFETYKPGTKPERFYAADDLNQIRELFFSTLAQFEADRKTDMFDNYPTWTTRYGAELHSVEDAVAFIPFHEGLHIGAIVALRKLV comes from the coding sequence ATGAGCCAACACATGGATATTATCACAAAACCACGCCAAACTATACTTAACACTTTAGACGCGCTTACAATTGACCAACTGAACACCATCCCTGTCGGGTTCAATAATAACATTATATGGAATCTGGGCCATATGATTGCCGCGCAATGTGGCATATGGTATAAACGCGCGGGTTTATCGTTACCCGTTATGGTAAGCGAAGAGTTTTTTGAAACCTACAAACCCGGCACCAAACCCGAAAGGTTTTATGCAGCCGACGATCTGAATCAAATAAGAGAGTTATTCTTCAGCACACTTGCACAGTTTGAAGCCGACCGGAAAACTGATATGTTCGACAATTACCCTACCTGGACAACCCGTTACGGCGCCGAATTGCACAGTGTTGAAGACGCGGTTGCTTTTATACCATTCCATGAAGGTTTGCATATCGGGGCGATTGTAGCGCTAAGGAAGTTAGTGTGA
- a CDS encoding NAD(P)H-binding protein, whose amino-acid sequence MKITLTGSLGNISKPLAKKLIAAGHQVTIISSKADKAAEIEALGATPAIGSVSDIDFLTKAFTGADVVYTMVPPNFGVSDYRKYIAETGEKYAQAIQKAGVKKVVNLSSIGAHLDGGTGPIAGLHDVENIFAGLDGVAVKHLRAGFFYVNFFHDIPMIKNAGFMGSNYSSDTNLVMVHPDDIADAAAEEIQASFTGKSVRYVTSAEHPISDVVKTLGTAIGKPDLKWMEFTDEQALDGMLKAGFPKPIASMYVEMGTAVRSGILFEHYYTNKPAAQGKTKLEDFANEFATLFNN is encoded by the coding sequence ATGAAAATCACACTCACAGGCTCGTTAGGTAATATTAGTAAGCCACTTGCCAAAAAACTAATTGCTGCAGGGCATCAAGTAACGATTATTAGCAGTAAAGCAGATAAAGCAGCAGAAATTGAAGCATTAGGTGCAACCCCTGCCATAGGCTCAGTAAGCGATATAGACTTTCTTACCAAAGCCTTTACCGGTGCCGATGTTGTTTATACCATGGTACCACCAAACTTTGGTGTTAGCGACTATCGCAAATACATTGCGGAAACCGGTGAAAAGTATGCACAAGCTATTCAAAAGGCCGGTGTAAAAAAAGTGGTTAACTTAAGCAGCATAGGTGCACATTTAGATGGTGGTACCGGACCAATTGCAGGCTTACACGATGTGGAAAACATTTTTGCCGGTCTGGATGGCGTGGCTGTGAAACATCTGCGCGCCGGTTTCTTTTATGTAAACTTCTTTCACGATATACCAATGATAAAAAACGCGGGATTTATGGGATCAAACTACAGCAGCGATACCAATTTGGTTATGGTACATCCTGATGATATTGCTGATGCTGCCGCCGAGGAAATCCAGGCTTCTTTCACGGGAAAAAGTGTACGCTATGTAACCAGCGCTGAACATCCGATAAGCGATGTGGTAAAAACGTTAGGCACTGCAATTGGCAAACCCGATTTAAAATGGATGGAATTTACAGATGAGCAAGCACTGGATGGTATGCTAAAGGCTGGCTTCCCTAAACCTATTGCATCAATGTATGTTGAAATGGGTACGGCTGTGCGCAGTGGCATATTGTTTGAACATTACTATACCAATAAACCCGCCGCTCAGGGTAAAACCAAGCTGGAAGATTTTGCCAACGAGTTTGCAACGTTATTTAATAATTAA
- a CDS encoding YceI family protein — protein sequence MKKIMYPVIALLIISTSAFALLLGNWKVKSGESIVKFSGGKIHGAFEGLKADINFDKAHPEQAKISASIEVENIATGFFLKNSHAKDALGAEKYPTIRFVSSSVKKAGNGYEAEGNLTMKGVTKPVTIRFTFDDKGNEGVFKGGFKVNPKEYGIDRSGTPDQVNIELVVPVSKS from the coding sequence ATGAAAAAAATTATGTATCCGGTGATTGCCTTACTGATCATCAGCACATCGGCATTTGCCTTATTACTGGGCAACTGGAAAGTAAAAAGCGGCGAATCTATAGTGAAATTTTCGGGCGGGAAGATCCATGGTGCCTTTGAGGGCCTGAAAGCCGATATAAACTTTGACAAGGCACACCCTGAGCAGGCTAAAATTTCAGCAAGTATTGAGGTGGAAAACATAGCGACAGGCTTTTTTCTGAAAAACAGCCATGCTAAGGATGCCCTGGGCGCTGAAAAATATCCTACCATCCGCTTCGTGTCATCGTCGGTAAAAAAAGCCGGGAATGGTTACGAGGCCGAGGGCAACCTGACTATGAAAGGCGTTACCAAGCCCGTAACCATCCGCTTTACTTTTGATGATAAAGGCAACGAAGGCGTGTTTAAAGGCGGCTTTAAGGTAAACCCCAAAGAATATGGGATTGACCGCAGCGGCACACCCGACCAGGTTAACATCGAACTGGTTGTCCCGGTAAGCAAATCCTGA
- a CDS encoding ArnT family glycosyltransferase gives MPDTALNTPQRSDKPIWYFLLCWTLLNTLQSYTLELHPDEAYYWLYSRFLDWGYYDHPPMVAIFIKLGDAIMHNELGLRLMTILASSTSIYLLWLILKRYAIEARWFILVMSGVLIFHIYGFTTTPDVPLFFFTTLFYYIYQKYIDEDKLKWALLLAVIIAGLLYSKYHGVLLIGFTVLSNIKLLKRRSFYLIVGLSAILYLPHILWQVNHNYPSLNYHLYERSAEVYDPITTLLYFPGQILMAGPLIGWFLFYLAFSIRVKDTFIRGLLVNLIGTVIFFWLNTLKGEVQSHWTLIAFAPLTMLVLIRFKQLNNFPKWFAKLAVANLLLIVALRIALISPPDFIKNSSRFQSYYGYRQWAKQVKQRAGNNYVIFISGFQEPSKYCYYTNSLKGFSYDGREYRRTQFDIWPIEDNMQHKRAYYIMDFRGSGLVLDSFKTARGLWHGIWVDSVRTFQKVDISTKEHTIKASPGQSIVMDLTINNPYNYPINFKNETYPHETVMAACFLQNEKNKFPFRAGADFGLITIQPHQAVPYHFIFKAPPVKGKYELIFSIRTNPFPGGRNSRAINFTVE, from the coding sequence ATGCCGGATACTGCACTAAATACCCCTCAACGATCGGACAAGCCCATCTGGTATTTCCTGCTTTGCTGGACGCTGCTGAATACCCTGCAATCCTACACGCTGGAACTGCACCCCGATGAAGCTTACTACTGGCTTTATTCCCGCTTTTTAGATTGGGGTTATTATGACCACCCGCCTATGGTGGCTATTTTTATTAAGTTGGGCGATGCCATAATGCATAACGAATTGGGCTTGCGCCTGATGACCATTTTAGCCAGCAGCACCTCAATTTATTTACTTTGGCTGATATTAAAGCGTTATGCTATTGAAGCGCGGTGGTTTATTTTGGTCATGTCGGGGGTGCTCATCTTTCATATTTATGGTTTTACTACTACGCCCGATGTTCCGCTGTTTTTCTTCACCACGCTGTTCTATTACATCTACCAAAAATATATTGATGAGGATAAATTGAAGTGGGCATTGTTGCTAGCGGTGATTATTGCCGGTTTACTGTACAGTAAATACCATGGCGTGTTGCTCATCGGCTTTACCGTTTTATCAAATATTAAGTTGCTGAAACGCCGCAGTTTTTATCTCATTGTTGGGTTGTCAGCCATATTATACTTGCCGCATATTTTATGGCAGGTAAACCATAACTATCCATCACTAAATTACCATTTGTACGAGCGCTCGGCCGAGGTATACGATCCTATAACTACGCTGCTTTATTTTCCCGGACAAATATTAATGGCAGGCCCCCTGATAGGCTGGTTCCTGTTCTACCTGGCGTTTAGCATCAGGGTGAAAGATACTTTTATCCGCGGTCTGCTGGTTAACCTGATTGGGACGGTAATTTTCTTTTGGCTGAATACCCTGAAAGGCGAAGTACAATCGCATTGGACTTTAATTGCCTTTGCGCCGCTGACCATGCTGGTATTGATCCGCTTTAAGCAGCTGAACAATTTCCCCAAGTGGTTTGCTAAACTGGCGGTGGCTAACCTGCTTTTAATAGTTGCGCTGAGGATAGCCTTAATATCGCCTCCTGATTTTATCAAAAACAGTTCACGTTTTCAAAGCTATTATGGCTACCGCCAGTGGGCAAAGCAAGTGAAGCAGCGGGCAGGCAATAACTACGTGATATTTATCAGCGGTTTTCAGGAACCGTCCAAGTATTGTTATTATACCAATTCGCTGAAAGGGTTCTCGTACGATGGCCGCGAGTACCGCCGCACCCAGTTTGATATTTGGCCTATCGAGGATAATATGCAGCACAAGCGCGCCTATTACATTATGGACTTCCGTGGCAGTGGCTTAGTGCTGGATAGTTTTAAAACCGCACGGGGGTTATGGCATGGCATATGGGTAGATAGTGTACGGACATTTCAAAAAGTGGATATTAGTACTAAAGAACATACTATTAAAGCAAGTCCCGGACAAAGTATTGTAATGGATTTGACGATTAACAACCCGTATAATTATCCCATCAATTTTAAGAATGAAACTTACCCGCATGAGACGGTGATGGCTGCCTGTTTTTTGCAAAATGAAAAGAATAAGTTCCCATTCAGGGCTGGGGCCGATTTTGGGCTAATTACTATTCAGCCACATCAAGCCGTGCCTTATCACTTTATATTTAAAGCGCCGCCTGTAAAAGGGAAATACGAATTGATTTTTTCTATCCGCACCAACCCTTTCCCGGGCGGGCGTAACAGTCGTGCCATTAACTTTACTGTTGAATAA